Proteins co-encoded in one Prunus persica cultivar Lovell chromosome G6, Prunus_persica_NCBIv2, whole genome shotgun sequence genomic window:
- the LOC18772693 gene encoding uncharacterized protein LOC18772693 isoform X1: protein MLNSGNNVNRGSATPSSAMPPLPQCLPLEPIILGNPKYTRSGELRRVLGIPHGSISDDHSFGVAHPKPPPPVATEELKHFKESVQDASRKARDRAKMLRESIFKLDKYREALSSKKRQRSDLSSSERSNGANLVKLGSQIHKNPQENMTQRLEDRAKSVGFNKRARTSVADVRADVRSAATSRQQVTTDKDENKLQAVSGASARIEEKTRRLLAGGEGLDHKIKKKRSVGAVSNRIIGGERDIKRATHPKLSGDSKLRICDAQGFRLKSSLGVGGINKLAEPSFEPSNLSTCAVLKNELESAPVPKDRSAVLEQRVVLKGNIKLNPQEDNRAGSPNPVIKGKVSRAPRTGSVMNIDSSPNVHPSSGAFQGLEQPTGQNKVQAASVMNNQKCATSNGSSVHPMAQWVGQRPHKSSRTRRTNLVSPVTNNAEAQISYQGAATSDFSARTSNVGTNGSQVTSSLDNHTTKSKRELQNVSSPYGLSGSEESGAGEKKLKEKGMDRGDIALAADEKVGDHLLSMKKNKSPTNDIGDGVRRQGRSGRGPSLTRPGIPPVMEKPENSPTTKPLHGMKPMSDKNRSKTGRPPSKKLKDRKGSTRVGPITYNDSPDFTGESDDDHEELYVAANSARNASKLASSAPFWKKMESVFGSLSSEDISYLQRQLSFAEELGESLSQMFGDEYNVSGVFMHREFPNCSGERQGNHFNQDSSKTDALCENFDTRRLEKATPLYQRVLSALIEEDESEELYHHSEGKNLHLRCASDDSHCGSCNQIDVEPKDWDRIESEVESQGDFQTQKNSLLDRLSCDRSAATNTFRNRSMPSSVHNDEQWQADEDVSHSDVGHACEICPTDLGHLQPRELKTTNLPSSECQYQLMCLDDRLLLELQSIGLCPETLPDLTEGEEVINQDIMGLKQGLHQQIATKKKHLAKIDKIVQKERAAERRRIELVAMDQLIEIAYRKQLACRGSSGSKSAVRKVSKQVALSFLKRTLARCRKFEEKGISCFTDPALQNVIFSELSCNNAAKSIDCVGSGTASNTCNEGSHQAEVRGSGSSHQAEVRGSGAVSSAFGRYDSPSENHDRGSSGVLHAVIDSSGQASSKHGSMSNLNKGRKREVLITDVVGLGSASSRLTSTLDSTVHDAKGNRGERNKDQTLDNLRNTSPSGVGNTSLDSSRSERKTKGRSKQKNTHSSSQSVPNAGNKKHRTGPPLRSDAPTLPSSKEADEPTDIANLQLHELDSLEENQDLSSWLNFDEDGLQDHDSIGLEIPMDDLSELMLM, encoded by the exons ATGCTAAATTCTGGGAATAATGTAAACCGGGGTAGTGCAACACCATCATCAGCTATGCCTCCTTTGCCCCAGTGTTTGCCTTTGGAGCCCATTATCTTAGGCAATCCAAAATATACACGCTCGGGAGAACTTAGAAGGGTTTTGGGCATTCCTCATGGTAGTATATCGGATGACCATTCTTTTGGAGTTGCCCATCCGAAACCTCCACCACCAGTGGCAACAGAGGAACTAAAGCACTTCAAGGAAAGCGTGCAAGATGCGTCTAGAAAGGCCAG GGACAGAGCAAAAATGTTGCGTGAATCCATTTTCAAATTGGATAAGTACAGAGAAGCTTTGAGTTCAAAGAAGAGACAGAGAAGCGATCTTTCATCGAGTGAGAGGTCCAATGGAGCAAACTTAGTGAAATTGGGAagtcaaattcataaaaaccCTCAAGAGAATATGACTCAAAGATTGGAAGACAGGGCCAAGAGCGTTGGGTTCAATAAACGCGCTCGGACGTCAGTGGCTGATGTGCGG GCAGATGTTAGGTCAGCTGCCACCTCAAGGCAGCAGGTGACCACAGACAAGGACGAAAATAAGCTTCAGGCTGTTAGTGGGGCTTCTGCTAGGATTGAAGAAAAGACCCGCAGATTGCTTGCTGGAGGTGAAGGGTTGgatcacaaaataaaaaagaaacgtTCGGTGGGAGCAGTGAGTAATAGAATTATAGGTGGTGAACGGGATATAAAACGAGCTACTCATCCAAAGCTGAGTGGTGATTCTAAGCTACGCATATGTGATGCTCAAGGTTTCAG ACTAAAATCTTCACTTGGAGTTGGTGGAATCAATAAGTTGGCGGAACCATCTTTTGAACCTTCTAATCTCAGTACCTGTGCAGTACTCAAGAATGAGCTGGAAAGTGCTCCTGTTCCAAAAGACCGTTCAGCTGTATTAGAGCAGAGGGTTGTGTTGAAAGGAAACATTAA GCTAAATCCTCAGGAGGATAACCGTGCAGGAAGTCCTAATCCTGTGATAAAAGGAAAGGTTTCTAGGGCACCACGAACTGGTTCCGTCATGAATATAGACTCATCCCCTAATGTTCACCCTTCGTCCGGAGCTTTTCAAGGTTTGGAACAGCCTACTGGTCAAAACAAAGTCCAAGCAGCAAGTGTGATGAATAATCAAAAGTGTGCAACATCGAATGGTTCTTCTGTACATCCTATGGCCCAGTGGGTTGGTCAGAGACCACATAAAAGCTCTCGCACAAGGAGAACAAATTTAGTTTCTCCTGTAACAAACAATGCTGAGGCTCAGATTTCCTATCAAGGCGCTGCAACTTCTGATTTTAGTGCTAGAACTTCTAATGTTGGGACCAATGGATCACAAGTTACGAGCAGTTTAGATAATCATACCACGAAATCTAAAAGAGAACTTCAGAATGTTTCATCTCCATACGGGTTATCTGGAAGTGAAGAATCGGGAGCTGgggaaaaaaagttgaaagagAAGGGAATGGACCGTGGTGACATTGCCTTAGCTGCAGATGAAAAAGTTGGGGATCACTTACTGTccatgaagaagaataaatCACCAACTAATGACATTGGAGATGGTGTGCGAAGGCAAGGAAGAAGTGGAAGAGGTCCATCTTTGACAAGGCCTGGGATTCCTCCAGTTATGGAGAAACCAGAGAATTCACCAACCACAAAGCCTCTTCACGGGATGAAACCTATGTCCGATAAGAATAGAAG TAAAACAGGTCGTCCACCCTCGAAAAAGCTGAAAGATCGCAAGGGGTCAACTCGTGTTGGGCCAATAACATATAATGACTCGCCCGATTTCACAG GTGAATCTGATGATGATCATGAAGAACTATATGTGGCTGCCAATTCTGCTCGGAATGCTAGTA AACTTGCAAGTTCTGCCCCATTTTGGAAGAAAATGGAATCAGTTTTTGGTTCTCTCAGCTCAGAGGACATATCCTACTTACAGCGGCAG CTAAGTTTTGCAGAGGAGCTTGGTGAGAGTTTGTCTCAGATGTTTGGTGATGAATATAATGTTTCG GGTGTTTTTATGCATAGAGAATTCCCTAATTGTTCTGGGGAAAGACAAGGGAACCATTTTAATCAAGATTCATCAAAGACTGATGCTTtatgtgaaaattttgacaCGAGAAGGCTGGAAAAGGCTACTCCATTATACCAAAGAGTTCTTTCTGCTTtaattgaagaagatgaaagtgAAGAACTGTACCATCATAGTGAAGGGAAAAATTTGCACCTACGGTGTGCGAGTGATGATTCTCATTGTGGTTCATGTAATCAGATTGACGTTGAACCCAAAGATTGGGACAGGATAGAATCTGAAGTTGAGTCGCAAGGGGATTTTCAGACTCAGAAAAATAGCTTGCTGGACAGACTTTCTTGTGATAGAAGTGCTGCAACTAATACATTTAGAAATAGAAGCATGCCCAGTTCTGTACACAACGATGAACAGTGGCAGGCAGATGAGGACGTTTCACATTCTGATGTGGGGCATGCCTGTGAAATATGTCCAACTGATCTTGGTCATCTGCAACCTAGGGAACTCAAGACTACTAACTTGCCTTCCTCAGAGTGCCAATATCAGTTGATGTGCCTGGATGACAGGCTTCTCCTGGAGCTGCAGAGTATTGGTTTATGTCCGGAGACATTG CCTGATCTTACTGAAGGTGAAGAAGTGATTAATCAAGATATAATGGGACTCAAGCAAGGGCTGCATCAACAG ATTGCGACGAAGAAGAAACACTTAgcaaaaattgataaaattgttCAGAAAGAAAGAGCTGCAGAAAGACG GAGAATTGAACTAGTTGCAATGGATCAGCTTATTGAGATTGCTTACAGGAAACAACTG GCTTGCCGTGGGAGTAGTGGTTCAAAAAGTGCAGTCCGTAAGGTTTCAAAACAAGTGGCATTGAGTTTTCTCAAACGCACACTTGCCAGATGtcgaaaatttgaagaaaagggCATTAGTTGCTTTACTGATCCTGCACTGCAGAATGTTATCTTCTCTGAACTTTCATGCAACAATGCTGCAAAATCTATCGACTGTGTTGGCTCTGGAACTGCTAGTAATACATGCAATGAAGGTTCCCATCAAGCGGAAGTCAGAGGATCTGGTAGTTCCCATCAAGCGGAAGTCAGAGGATCTG GTGCAGTATCCAGTGCGTTTGGGAGATATGATTCCCCTAGTGAAAACCATGACAGGGGTTCATCAGGGGTTCTTCATGCTGTCATTGACTCGTCTGGTCAAGCTTCTTCCAAGCATGGATCGATGTCAAACTTGAACAAGGGGAGAAAGAGGGAAGTGCTGATTACTGATGTTGTTGGACTTGGAAGTGCTTCCTCAAGGCTAACTTCAACTCTTGACAGCACTGTTCATGACGCGAAGGGAAACAGAGGTGAGAGAAATAAGGACCAAACCTTGGATAATTTAAGAAACACTTCACCTAGTGGAGTTGGTAACACATCATTGGACAGCTCCCGAAGTGAAcgcaaaacaaaaggaagatcCAAGCAAAAGAATACTCACTCATCAAGTCAATCGGTTCCTAATGCCGGCAATAAGAAACATAGGACGGGCCCACCATTGCGGAGTGATGCTCCTACACTGCCATCGTCTAAAGAGGCAGATGAACCCACTGatattgcaaatttgcaactaCATGAATTAGATTCCCTGGAAGAGAACCAAGATCTCAGTTCATGGTTGAACTTTGATGAAGACGGCCTGCAAGATCATGATTCCATTGGTCTCGAAATACCAATGGATGATCTCTCAGAGTTGATGCTTATGTAA
- the LOC18772693 gene encoding uncharacterized protein LOC18772693 isoform X2 has translation MLNSGNNVNRGSATPSSAMPPLPQCLPLEPIILGNPKYTRSGELRRVLGIPHGSISDDHSFGVAHPKPPPPVATEELKHFKESVQDASRKARDRAKMLRESIFKLDKYREALSSKKRQRSDLSSSERSNGANLVKLGSQIHKNPQENMTQRLEDRAKSVGFNKRARTSVADVRADVRSAATSRQQVTTDKDENKLQAVSGASARIEEKTRRLLAGGEGLDHKIKKKRSVGAVSNRIIGGERDIKRATHPKLSGDSKLRICDAQGFRLKSSLGVGGINKLAEPSFEPSNLSTCAVLKNELESAPVPKDRSAVLEQRVVLKGNIKLNPQEDNRAGSPNPVIKGKVSRAPRTGSVMNIDSSPNVHPSSGAFQGLEQPTGQNKVQAASVMNNQKCATSNGSSVHPMAQWVGQRPHKSSRTRRTNLVSPVTNNAEAQISYQGAATSDFSARTSNVGTNGSQVTSSLDNHTTKSKRELQNVSSPYGLSGSEESGAGEKKLKEKGMDRGDIALAADEKVGDHLLSMKKNKSPTNDIGDGVRRQGRSGRGPSLTRPGIPPVMEKPENSPTTKPLHGMKPMSDKNRSKTGRPPSKKLKDRKGSTRVGPITYNDSPDFTGESDDDHEELYVAANSARNASKLASSAPFWKKMESVFGSLSSEDISYLQRQLSFAEELGESLSQMFGDEYNVSGVFMHREFPNCSGERQGNHFNQDSSKTDALCENFDTRRLEKATPLYQRVLSALIEEDESEELYHHSEGKNLHLRCASDDSHCGSCNQIDVEPKDWDRIESEVESQGDFQTQKNSLLDRLSCDRSAATNTFRNRSMPSSVHNDEQWQADEDVSHSDVGHACEICPTDLGHLQPRELKTTNLPSSECQYQLMCLDDRLLLELQSIGLCPETLPDLTEGEEVINQDIMGLKQGLHQQIATKKKHLAKIDKIVQKERAAERRRIELVAMDQLIEIAYRKQLACRGSSGSKSAVRKVSKQVALSFLKRTLARCRKFEEKGISCFTDPALQNVIFSELSCNNAAKSIDCVGSGTASNTCNEGSHQAEVRGSGAVSSAFGRYDSPSENHDRGSSGVLHAVIDSSGQASSKHGSMSNLNKGRKREVLITDVVGLGSASSRLTSTLDSTVHDAKGNRGERNKDQTLDNLRNTSPSGVGNTSLDSSRSERKTKGRSKQKNTHSSSQSVPNAGNKKHRTGPPLRSDAPTLPSSKEADEPTDIANLQLHELDSLEENQDLSSWLNFDEDGLQDHDSIGLEIPMDDLSELMLM, from the exons ATGCTAAATTCTGGGAATAATGTAAACCGGGGTAGTGCAACACCATCATCAGCTATGCCTCCTTTGCCCCAGTGTTTGCCTTTGGAGCCCATTATCTTAGGCAATCCAAAATATACACGCTCGGGAGAACTTAGAAGGGTTTTGGGCATTCCTCATGGTAGTATATCGGATGACCATTCTTTTGGAGTTGCCCATCCGAAACCTCCACCACCAGTGGCAACAGAGGAACTAAAGCACTTCAAGGAAAGCGTGCAAGATGCGTCTAGAAAGGCCAG GGACAGAGCAAAAATGTTGCGTGAATCCATTTTCAAATTGGATAAGTACAGAGAAGCTTTGAGTTCAAAGAAGAGACAGAGAAGCGATCTTTCATCGAGTGAGAGGTCCAATGGAGCAAACTTAGTGAAATTGGGAagtcaaattcataaaaaccCTCAAGAGAATATGACTCAAAGATTGGAAGACAGGGCCAAGAGCGTTGGGTTCAATAAACGCGCTCGGACGTCAGTGGCTGATGTGCGG GCAGATGTTAGGTCAGCTGCCACCTCAAGGCAGCAGGTGACCACAGACAAGGACGAAAATAAGCTTCAGGCTGTTAGTGGGGCTTCTGCTAGGATTGAAGAAAAGACCCGCAGATTGCTTGCTGGAGGTGAAGGGTTGgatcacaaaataaaaaagaaacgtTCGGTGGGAGCAGTGAGTAATAGAATTATAGGTGGTGAACGGGATATAAAACGAGCTACTCATCCAAAGCTGAGTGGTGATTCTAAGCTACGCATATGTGATGCTCAAGGTTTCAG ACTAAAATCTTCACTTGGAGTTGGTGGAATCAATAAGTTGGCGGAACCATCTTTTGAACCTTCTAATCTCAGTACCTGTGCAGTACTCAAGAATGAGCTGGAAAGTGCTCCTGTTCCAAAAGACCGTTCAGCTGTATTAGAGCAGAGGGTTGTGTTGAAAGGAAACATTAA GCTAAATCCTCAGGAGGATAACCGTGCAGGAAGTCCTAATCCTGTGATAAAAGGAAAGGTTTCTAGGGCACCACGAACTGGTTCCGTCATGAATATAGACTCATCCCCTAATGTTCACCCTTCGTCCGGAGCTTTTCAAGGTTTGGAACAGCCTACTGGTCAAAACAAAGTCCAAGCAGCAAGTGTGATGAATAATCAAAAGTGTGCAACATCGAATGGTTCTTCTGTACATCCTATGGCCCAGTGGGTTGGTCAGAGACCACATAAAAGCTCTCGCACAAGGAGAACAAATTTAGTTTCTCCTGTAACAAACAATGCTGAGGCTCAGATTTCCTATCAAGGCGCTGCAACTTCTGATTTTAGTGCTAGAACTTCTAATGTTGGGACCAATGGATCACAAGTTACGAGCAGTTTAGATAATCATACCACGAAATCTAAAAGAGAACTTCAGAATGTTTCATCTCCATACGGGTTATCTGGAAGTGAAGAATCGGGAGCTGgggaaaaaaagttgaaagagAAGGGAATGGACCGTGGTGACATTGCCTTAGCTGCAGATGAAAAAGTTGGGGATCACTTACTGTccatgaagaagaataaatCACCAACTAATGACATTGGAGATGGTGTGCGAAGGCAAGGAAGAAGTGGAAGAGGTCCATCTTTGACAAGGCCTGGGATTCCTCCAGTTATGGAGAAACCAGAGAATTCACCAACCACAAAGCCTCTTCACGGGATGAAACCTATGTCCGATAAGAATAGAAG TAAAACAGGTCGTCCACCCTCGAAAAAGCTGAAAGATCGCAAGGGGTCAACTCGTGTTGGGCCAATAACATATAATGACTCGCCCGATTTCACAG GTGAATCTGATGATGATCATGAAGAACTATATGTGGCTGCCAATTCTGCTCGGAATGCTAGTA AACTTGCAAGTTCTGCCCCATTTTGGAAGAAAATGGAATCAGTTTTTGGTTCTCTCAGCTCAGAGGACATATCCTACTTACAGCGGCAG CTAAGTTTTGCAGAGGAGCTTGGTGAGAGTTTGTCTCAGATGTTTGGTGATGAATATAATGTTTCG GGTGTTTTTATGCATAGAGAATTCCCTAATTGTTCTGGGGAAAGACAAGGGAACCATTTTAATCAAGATTCATCAAAGACTGATGCTTtatgtgaaaattttgacaCGAGAAGGCTGGAAAAGGCTACTCCATTATACCAAAGAGTTCTTTCTGCTTtaattgaagaagatgaaagtgAAGAACTGTACCATCATAGTGAAGGGAAAAATTTGCACCTACGGTGTGCGAGTGATGATTCTCATTGTGGTTCATGTAATCAGATTGACGTTGAACCCAAAGATTGGGACAGGATAGAATCTGAAGTTGAGTCGCAAGGGGATTTTCAGACTCAGAAAAATAGCTTGCTGGACAGACTTTCTTGTGATAGAAGTGCTGCAACTAATACATTTAGAAATAGAAGCATGCCCAGTTCTGTACACAACGATGAACAGTGGCAGGCAGATGAGGACGTTTCACATTCTGATGTGGGGCATGCCTGTGAAATATGTCCAACTGATCTTGGTCATCTGCAACCTAGGGAACTCAAGACTACTAACTTGCCTTCCTCAGAGTGCCAATATCAGTTGATGTGCCTGGATGACAGGCTTCTCCTGGAGCTGCAGAGTATTGGTTTATGTCCGGAGACATTG CCTGATCTTACTGAAGGTGAAGAAGTGATTAATCAAGATATAATGGGACTCAAGCAAGGGCTGCATCAACAG ATTGCGACGAAGAAGAAACACTTAgcaaaaattgataaaattgttCAGAAAGAAAGAGCTGCAGAAAGACG GAGAATTGAACTAGTTGCAATGGATCAGCTTATTGAGATTGCTTACAGGAAACAACTG GCTTGCCGTGGGAGTAGTGGTTCAAAAAGTGCAGTCCGTAAGGTTTCAAAACAAGTGGCATTGAGTTTTCTCAAACGCACACTTGCCAGATGtcgaaaatttgaagaaaagggCATTAGTTGCTTTACTGATCCTGCACTGCAGAATGTTATCTTCTCTGAACTTTCATGCAACAATGCTGCAAAATCTATCGACTGTGTTGGCTCTGGAACTGCTAGTAATACATGCAATGAAGGTTCCCATCAAGCGGAAGTCAGAGGATCTG GTGCAGTATCCAGTGCGTTTGGGAGATATGATTCCCCTAGTGAAAACCATGACAGGGGTTCATCAGGGGTTCTTCATGCTGTCATTGACTCGTCTGGTCAAGCTTCTTCCAAGCATGGATCGATGTCAAACTTGAACAAGGGGAGAAAGAGGGAAGTGCTGATTACTGATGTTGTTGGACTTGGAAGTGCTTCCTCAAGGCTAACTTCAACTCTTGACAGCACTGTTCATGACGCGAAGGGAAACAGAGGTGAGAGAAATAAGGACCAAACCTTGGATAATTTAAGAAACACTTCACCTAGTGGAGTTGGTAACACATCATTGGACAGCTCCCGAAGTGAAcgcaaaacaaaaggaagatcCAAGCAAAAGAATACTCACTCATCAAGTCAATCGGTTCCTAATGCCGGCAATAAGAAACATAGGACGGGCCCACCATTGCGGAGTGATGCTCCTACACTGCCATCGTCTAAAGAGGCAGATGAACCCACTGatattgcaaatttgcaactaCATGAATTAGATTCCCTGGAAGAGAACCAAGATCTCAGTTCATGGTTGAACTTTGATGAAGACGGCCTGCAAGATCATGATTCCATTGGTCTCGAAATACCAATGGATGATCTCTCAGAGTTGATGCTTATGTAA